A genomic segment from Callithrix jacchus isolate 240 chromosome 8, calJac240_pri, whole genome shotgun sequence encodes:
- the TRMT5 gene encoding tRNA (guanine(37)-N(1))-methyltransferase, whose amino-acid sequence MSPALPAFRTPPGPGRKGRSPSLRRTVMMSSKARQSSHYPPPSGTGARGEGSARGSSCRATRGIGMVLRILWRPFGFSRRLVKLGSHSITESKSLIPLAWTSLTQTLSEAPGILLLGQRKIFSTMPEIETHERDSELFSPPSDVRGMTKLDRTAFKKTVSIPVLKVRKEVVSKLMRSLKRAALQRPGVKRVIEDPEDKESRLIMLDPYKMFTHDSFEEAELSVLEQLNVSPQISEYNLELTYENFKSEEILRAVLPEGQDVTSGFSRVGHIAHLNLRDHQLPFKHLIGQVMIDKNPGITSAVNKINNIDNTYRNFQMEVLSGEQNMMTKVRENNYTYEFDFSKVYWNPRLSTEHSRITELLKPGDVLFDVFAGVGPFAIPVAKKNCTVFANDLNPESHKWLLHNCKLNKVDQNVKVFNLDGKDFLQGPIKEELMQLLSLSKERKPSVHIVMNLPAKAIEFLSAFKSLLDEQPCSSELLPIVHCYSFSKDANPTEDVRQRAGAVLGISLEACSSVHLVRNVAPNKEMLCITFQIPAAVLYKNQTRNPENCEDPPLKRQRTAEAFSDEKTQIASNT is encoded by the exons ATGAGCCCGGCCCTTCCGGCTTTCCGTACCCCACCAGGTCCGGGGAGGAAAGGACGCTCGCCCTCTCTGCGGCGAACAGTGATGATGTCATCGAAGGCCCGCCAGTCCAGCCACTACCCACCTCCGAGCGGTACCGGAGCGAGAGGTGAGGGGTCGGCTCGCGGATCCAGCTGCAGAGCGACGCGGGGAATTGGAATGGTGCTTAG gatcttATGGAGGCCATTTGGATTCTCAAGAAGACTTGTGAAACTGGGAAGCCATAGCATAACTGAATCAAAATCATTAATTCCACTAGCTTGGACATCCCTGACACAGACGCTTTCAGAAGCACCTGGTATTCTCTTATtgggtcaaagaaaaatattctcaacCATGCCAGAAATAGAAACACATGAGAGAGACTCTGAATTGTTTTCACCACCCTCTGATGTCCGAGGCATGACAAAACTTGATAGAACAGCTTTTAAAAAGACAGTCAGCATTCCAGTGCTTAAAGTGAGGAAAGAAGTAGTCAGTAAATTGATGCGATCCCTTAAAAGGGCAGCATTGCAGCGCCCAGGTGTAAAACGTGTAATTGAAGATCCAGAAGATAAAGAAAGTAGACTAATCATGTTGGATCCCTATAAAATGTTTACTCATGATTCCTTTGAGGAAGCAGAACTCAGTGTTTTAGAGCAATTAAATGTCAGTCCACagatctctgaatataatttggaACTAACATATGAAAACTTTAAGTCAGAAGAGATCTTGAGAGCTGTGCTTCCTGAAGGTCAAGATGTAACTTCAGGGTTTAGCAGAGTTGGACATATTGCACACCTGAACCTTCGAGATCATCAGCTACCTTTCAAACATTTAATTG gcCAGGTTATGATTGACAAAAATCCAGGAATCACCTcagcagtaaataaaataaataatattgacaATACATACCGAAATTTCCAAATGGAAGTGCTATCTGGAGAACAGAACATGATGACAAAG GTTCGAGAAAACAACTACACCTATGAGTTTGATTTTTCAAAAGTCTATTGGAATCCTCGTCTCTCTACAGAACACAGCCGTATCACAGAACTTCTCAAGCCTGGGGATGTCCTATTTGATGTTTTTGCTGGGGTTGGGCCCTTTGCCATTCCAGTAGCAAAGAAAAACTGCACTGTATTTGCCAATGATCTCAATCCTGAATCCCATAAGTGGCTATTGCACAATTGTAAATTAAATAAAGTGGACCAAAATGTGAAAGTCTTCAACTTGGATGGGAAGGACTTCCTCCAAGGACCCATCAAAGAAGAGTTAATGCAGCTGTTGAgtctgtcaaaagaaagaaaaccctctGTGCACATTGTCATGAATTTGCCAGCAAAAGCTATAGAGTTTCTTAGTGCTTTCAAATCACTTTTAGATGAGCAGCCATGCAGCAGTGAACTACTTCCCATAGTGCACTGTTACAGCTTTTCCAAAGATGCTAACCCTACTGAAGACGTTCGTCAAAGAGCTGGAGCTGTGTTAGGCATTTCACTGGAGGCATGCAGTTCAGTTCACCTGGTAAGAAATGTGGCCCCAAACAAGGAAATGCTGTGCATCACCTTTCAGATTCCTGCTGCTGTACTCTACAAGAACCAGACCAGAAATCCAG AGAATTGCGAAGATCCGCCTCTTAAAAGGCAGAGGACAGCTGAAGccttttcagatgaaaaaacacaAATTGCTTCAAACACTTAA